From a single Helicobacter kayseriensis genomic region:
- a CDS encoding lysozyme, protein MLKALEEPKRFPYDDRTGGKISSWTEGATIGVGHLILQSEWAYYKDGLNDNEIEALLAKDLEKFEKAVNKRIKVPLKQHQFDALVILAFNIGVGEGDGIDSFMNSSVVKLINGESGSNYATLEDAWLIWKYSRGKENAGLLNRRKSEHKLYAQGIYTKRSK, encoded by the coding sequence ATGTTGAAAGCTTTGGAAGAACCCAAAAGATTCCCTTACGATGATCGCACGGGTGGAAAAATTTCTTCTTGGACAGAAGGAGCAACCATAGGTGTAGGACATTTGATTTTACAGAGTGAATGGGCATACTACAAAGATGGACTCAATGATAATGAAATAGAAGCTTTGCTTGCTAAAGATTTGGAGAAGTTTGAAAAAGCAGTGAATAAAAGGATCAAAGTCCCGCTCAAACAACATCAATTTGATGCACTGGTGATTTTAGCTTTTAATATCGGAGTGGGGGAAGGAGATGGGATAGATAGCTTCATGAACTCTTCAGTTGTTAAGCTTATCAATGGAGAGAGTGGTTCAAACTATGCCACATTAGAAGATGCTTGGTTAATATGGAAGTACTCTAGAGGCAAGGAAAACGCTGGATTACTTAATCGCAGAAAAAGCGAGCACAAGCTTTACGCACAAGGTATTTATACTAAAAGGAGTAAAAA